CCGAAGCTGCCCATTCCATTCGAGATATGGGGCCAGAACAGATTGTTGTGAAACAGGGTGGTGCAGGGAGCACACTCATCTCATCCCAAGGTGAATTCCATGTGGATGTTTACCCCATTGGAAAGCTGGTGGATCCTACCGGTGCCGGGGATAGCTTCGCCGGCGGTTTCATGGCCGCTCTTGCCAACGGTCACTCTCTTGAGGATGGTCTTATCTGGGGAACCGCCTCCGCCTCTTTCTGTGTGGAAGGGTTCGGCCTGGAAGGGCTCAAGAGGATGACGCCAGAGACTTTTCACGAACGGGTGGAAGTTGTTGGTAAGGAATGTAATTTGCCTTGAAAGCACTCGTATAGAGAATTAAATTATTTATCTAAGGACCTGTGATATCAGTTTTTTTTGGAGGTGTCTGTAATGCGCTTGAATATGTTTATGAGGACTGTTACTCTGCTGCTTGTGGCAACACTGTTCTACGGTTGTCCCAGTGAAGAACTCACTTCAGCCAGACTTTATGTAAAAGAACAGAATTGGGTAAAAGCGGAAGAAATGCTCGCAGCTGCCATAGAGGTGACCCCAGAAGAGCCTGAACCTTACTTCCTCATGGGTAAGGAGGTCTACGCCCGGAACGGTGAGTGGAGCAAGATGAATGAAATGTTTAATAAAGCCATGGAACTCGGTGAAACCTATAAACTACCCGATGGTCAATCTCTTCTTGCGGCTATTGAAACATGGCGTACTTTTTACTGGAGCCGCGAGTATAATAAAGGGGCCGACAATTTCAACCTTGCCATTAAAGCCGAAGATACCGCTGAAAAAGAAGGTTATTTTCGTTTAGCCATTGAAGGTTTTAGCACGGCAAAAGATATCAGGCCCGATGAACCTGGCAGCTACAAAAACCTTGTCTTTTGCTACATCCAGCTAAACGACAGTAAGAAGCTGGAGTCCACACTGAATGAAGCCCTTAATGTGAACCCGGAAGACCCCGATCTTCTTTTCACTGCCGGTAAAGTATTTAAGGATGCCGGTAAAGTATTTAAGGATAATGAGGAGTTTGACAAAGCAAATGAGGAGTTTGACAAAGCAATAGATTATCTGGAGCGGGGATTAAAGATCAATTCCGGAAGTGCTATTGGTGCCCGTTATCTTGCCGATGCTTATTATGAAATGGATGACATGGATGGGGCCGTATTTGCTTATACAAAGGCTATCAGATCCGACCCCGATAATCCTGACTTACATTTCAATCTGGGCGTTCTTTATCTTCAACTTGGCGATTTTGAGATGACCGAAGAAGAGTTTCAGCAAGTTCTCAAGATTAACCCAGATGATACTCAAGCGGCCATTGGAATTGGCGATGCTTACCAAGGGATGGAGCGTTGGGAAGATGCTGAGTATTATTATAGCCGGGCACTCCGCTCAGACCCTGACAACCCAACGCTACTTAGAAACCTGGGCGTGGTTATCTACAGGCAGGGGCGAATGGAAGAAGGTCAGGAGTATCTGAATAAGGCTAAGGGTGAAAGATAGTTTAGGCTATTGTCCTTCGTTTAGTTAGATAGTGCGTTAAAGCCAGGTCCAATGCCTGGTCTGTCTGGATCGGGACATAGTCGATATTTCGCTTCCTCATTTCTTTTTTATAAGTAGACTGAAATTTTTCAACCACCCGTTTGTACGCCGCTCGAATCTGCCACGGTTCAGTGGTGATTTCTTCTCCTGTTTCCAGGTCTCGGAATCGAGTTCTCAGAGAAAAGTTGAGGTCTGTCTCCCGGGGATCTGTCAGATGAAAGACAATCACTTCGTGCTTGCGGTGACGAAAGTGCTTCAAACCTGACAATACCTCCTCCGGATCGTCCAAAAGGTCTGAGATCAGGATCACGAGCCCCCTTTTTTTGATTTTATCCGCCAGCTCGTGAAGTGTGGGAGCGATGCGCGTATCGTTGCCCGGTTTTATCTGCTCCAATCTTGCCAACACAGAGTTGAGATGGCCCTGAGTGGAGCGTGGGGGTACATGCCCCCGTGTCTTTTCATCAAAAATCGTCAGTGAGACAGCATCCCGCTGATTGAGCATGAGATAGGTCAGTGCAGCGGTGAGGTAGCTCCCGTAATCAAGCTTGGAGACAGTCTGGCTGGAGAAGGTCATTGACTTACTGACATCCAAGAGGATGTAAGATCTCAGATTTGTCTCTTCCTCATACTGTTTGATATAGTAGCGGTCTGTCTTGCCGTAAAGTTTCCAGTCCAGATGGCGAATTTCATCACCGGGACCATAGGCACGGTGCTCTGTAAATTCAACGCTGAATCCGTGATAAGGGCTTTTGTGCAATCCAATGAGATAGCCCTCCACAACAAGTCTTGCACGGAGCGCCATATTGTCAAGCCGCGCCACCATCTCCGGTTGGAGATATCTTCTTTTGTCTACAGTCGTCAAAGTTGAATTAGGCTGACTTTTGGATCAGCTGATCTAATACCTGATCCGCATTAACACCATCGGCTTCGGCATTGAAGTTTGTAATGATGCGGTGACGGAGAACAGGTTTCGCCATGGTAATGACGTCTGAAATATCCGGTGTAGGTCGTCCATCCAAGATCGCCTTCGCCTTTGCGCCGAGAATCAGGTATTGAGATGCTCTGGGGCCCGCACCCCATTCCAGCCAGTCGCTGATGAACTGAGGGGCACCGTCTTCAGGGCGGGTTTTGGATGCGAGATCGACGGCAAACTCCACTACGTTGTCAGCAACAGGCACCCGACGTACAAGAGACTGAAAAGTGAGAATGTCATCTTTGGTTATTGTCGATTTCAGTGATTCATTAGAACCGGAAGTTGTCGATTTGACAATCTCGATTTCATCCTCTCGAGACGGATAGGTAATGTTGAGGCTGAACATAAAACGGTCCAGTTGTGCCTCCGGGAGGGGGTATGTGCCTTCCTGTTCGATGGGGTTCTGAGTAGCCAGGACAAGAAACGGTTCATCTAAAGTGTAGGAGATACCTGCTGCCGTCACTTTGTGTTCCTGCATCGCTTCAAGAAGGGCTGCCTGCGTCTTCGGCGGCGTGCGGTTGATCTCATCAGCGAGGATTATGTTGGCGAAAAGAGGTCCTTGAAAAAACTTGAATTTCCGTTTGCCGGTGGCGTGATCTTCTTCAAGAATTTCTGTACCGGTGATATCTGAAGGCATCAGGTCAGGGGTAAACTGAATACGACTGAATTTTAGTTCGAGAATCTCTGCCACCGATTTGATGAGAAGCGTTTTCGCCAGACCTGGAACACCGATGATCAGTGCGTGTCCCTGGCAAAACAGCGTTATAAGAATATGTTCAATGATCTCGTGCTGACCGATGATCCGTTTACTGAGCTCAGCAGATATTGCATCGCGTGATTCGCGAAGTTGGTCAACCAGTTTAATATCGTCTTTTTTTACCATAAAAGAGTGTCTCCCGGCGAGATATAACAGTTGATTTAGGCTCGGAAAACTTACAGCCCACCCTCTGGTGAATCAACGGAATAATGGTAAATTCTCCTCCCAACTCCATGTAGTAAAAATGACAGTTTCTCTCGAAAAAATAGTTAGTCATGTTAAAGGCCGAGCTAGTGTATTACCCACAACAGCTGTTGTTCTTGGTTCTGGATTAGGTCATATGGCGAAGAACGTCGAGGATGCAGTCAAGGTTCCCTACGGTGACATTCCCTGCTACCCCGAACCTTCAGTTGAAGGTCACTCAGGCGAGCTGATTCTTGGTCATCTAATGGGCGAAAAAGTGGTCATGGCCAGCGGCCGTTTCCATCTGTATGAAGGGTGGGACCTAGAAACTGTTACCCTTCCGATTAAGCTCTTTCATGAACTGGGAGTTAAGAACCTCATTCTCACCAATTCAGCTGGTTCCGTTCGGGAGGAAAACGGTCCTGGGACGCTTATGGCAATTACGGCTCACCTGGACTTCACATTTCGGGAAAGTACCGCCATGCCTTCAATCGTTAATGAAGACCGATACCACAATGCTGAGATGCTCCATATTGCCAGAAAATCGGCCGATAGGAACGGTATTGACCTTAGAGAGGGTGTTTACGCCTGGGCGTTGGGACCATCCTATGAAACGCCGGCTGAGATTGATTTGATAAGGAAACTGGGCGGCCATGCTGTTGGGATGTCTACCGTGCCTGAGATACGAGCTGCGAGCAAGTTGGGAATGAAGATTCTCACCATCTCATGCCTCACAAATTATGCAGCCGGTGTGGTGGAAGCACCTATTACCCATGAAGAAGTTATTGAGAGCGCAGCCGAAGCCGGTGAAAGGTTTGGTTTGCTTCTATCCTCGATTATTGAACATTTAGGAGAGAAAGAATGAACATCACGTTGAGACCAGAAATTGAAGCTATGAGGGGAGAAATTATTGAAAACAGGAGACACCTTCATCAACATCCTGAATTGGGACTCCAGGAGCATGAGACAGCCAAATTCATCAATGAAAAGCTGAATAAATTGGGTTTGGAGGTCTCCACCGGTGTTGGCAAAACTGGCGTGGTGGCTCTATTGAAGGGTGGTGGCGGACCTTGTATCGGTCTTAGGGCGGACATGGATGCCTTACCAATACAGGAGACCGGTGATGTGGAATACAAATCGATTAATGACGATGTCATGCATGCTTGCGGTCACGATGGTCATGTGGCCATGTTGATTGGTGCTGCGAAAGCGCTTTCGGAAAAAAAGGATCAGTTAAAGGGAACTGTAAAGTTTATCTTCCAGCCTGCGGAAGAGGGTCTCGGGGGAGCTCGATATATGATCAACGACGGCGTCCTGGAAAATCCCAAAGTTGATGAGGTGTACGGTATTCATTTGTGGAACTATCAGTCCTTTGGGACGGTAGGGGTCCAAACTGGTCCCGTTCTAGCTGCCGCAGATGAATTCACCATCACTGTAAAGGGGAAGGGGGGGCACGGCGCCGCTCCTCATGGGACTGTGGATGCAGTGGTTGTCGCTTCATACTTGGTCACAACACTTCAGACAATTGTGAGCCGAAACACCAATCCCTTGGAATCTACAGCGCTGACTGTGGGTATGATAGAGGGTGGTTACAACTATAATATCATCGCTGATGAAGTGGTGCTGAAGGGAACAGCTCGTGCCTATACGGAAGAGAACAGAAAAATGATATATGACCGCCTCCATGAAATTTGTTCTGGAATCGGCACCACATACGGTGCTTTGATCGAGGTCGACTATCACGACGGCTATCCCCCCACGGTAAACACCGAAGCGGAAAGCGAAAAGGTGTCGCTGGCAGCAAGGGGAGTGGTAGGCGAAAGTGTTCAACCACCCTATCTCACCATGGGTGGAGAAGATATGTCCTACTATCTACAGGAAGTACCGGGGTGTTTCTTCTTTGTCGGTTCGGCACCGGACGGACCTCGCGTTCCACACCACTGCTCACATTTTGATATTAACGAAGAAGCGTTGTTGGTAGGGAGCTCTATTTGGGTACAGTTGGTGGAGGACGTTCTTACTTAGGCACATTATTTGGATAAAACGGTTACTGTTCCTAGCTCATGACCACCGCAACTTCTCCAAATCCACATTCCCACCCGTAAGGATGACACCCACCTTTTTTCCTGTCAGACCGTTCTTCTGATTAAGCACCGCTCCTACCGGTACAGCAGAGGAGGGTTCGATAATGATCTTCATTCTTTCCCACACCCTTCGCATGGCAGTAATAATCTCCTCCTCAGTGACTATGAAAATATCGCTTACGTGCTCTATGATGATGGAAAGTGTCAATTCGCTCAACGAAGTCAGGAGGCCGTCGGCGATGGTGTCAGGATTGGTTTGTGGAACAAACTTCCCCGATTTAAATGACTGGAAGGCGTCGTCGGCATTTTTCGGTTCGGCTGCGAAGACTGAAACCGCATTACCCATGCCAGCCACGGCGATGGCTGTACCACAGATGAGCCCACCACCACCCACAGGAGCAAGGATTGCATCCAGATCGTCTATCTCATTCATCAGTTCCAAAGCCGCCGTTCCCTGCCCGGCAATGACGAGAGGATCATCAAATGGGTGAATCTCAACGGCTCCGGTTTTTTCAATAACGGAATCGAGGGTCGTTTCCCGCTCTTCAAGAGTCGGTTCGCAAAAGGTGATCTCAGCTCCGTACCCCATCACCGCTTTCTTTTTTATATCCGGCGCATTCTTAGGCATGACTACGTGAGCTTTTATACCTCGCATTTTTGCAGCCAAGGCCACGGCAGCAGCGTGATTACCTGAGGAGTGAGTCCCAACACCTCGTTTTGCTTCTTCATCGGATAAGGAAAAAATAGTGTTACAGGCCCCCCTGAATTTGAAGGCACCAACTTTCTGAAAATTCTCACATTTAAAATAAATATTCGAATTGGTCATTTCATTGATAGCCGCGCAAGTAAGGACAGGTGTTTTGTGGGCATAAGGTAATATCCTCTTGGCAGCAGCAAGGATATCATCCAGATTGGGTGCTTGTTTCATTCAGAATCCTAAGGTTAGCTTTTGTTGGTTCATTTGGGCTAACTGTCAAATCTCACTCAACTAAACAGTTAGATACAAACAAAGTTTCTAATATGGTTTTTTTCTTAGTATCAATATCTATCAGATGATACGGGTAAGCAATCTATCAAAAGATTTCCGCTTATCAAGAAAACAGCGTCGTGAACAAGGTCCACAGTACAAAAATGCCAAGACCATACGCGCTGTAGATAATGTAACCTTTGAATGTAAACCGGGTCGAGTTTTCGGACTTATTGGTCCGAACGGCGCGGGAAAGACAACTATACTCCGTATCATTGCAACTATGCTGAAACCGACGGAAGGCTCAGTTACTGTGGCCGGTTTTGACACCCTCCAAAAACCGAAAGAAGTGCGGCGGAATATTGGTTTCATGACTGCCCAGACAGCCCTTTACGACAGACTTACCCCAACAGAAATGGTCCAGTATATCGCTGACCTTTACGGTATGGAGATGAATCATTTCGAGGAACGCAAAGATAAGATCTTTTCCATGCTGGACATGGGAAAATTTGCCGACCGACGAATTGCCCGCCTCAGTTCTGGCATGAAGCAGAAAACATCCATCGCCCGCACCATTATTCACGACCCGGATGTGGTAGT
Above is a genomic segment from Candidatus Neomarinimicrobiota bacterium containing:
- a CDS encoding tetratricopeptide repeat protein, with protein sequence MRLNMFMRTVTLLLVATLFYGCPSEELTSARLYVKEQNWVKAEEMLAAAIEVTPEEPEPYFLMGKEVYARNGEWSKMNEMFNKAMELGETYKLPDGQSLLAAIETWRTFYWSREYNKGADNFNLAIKAEDTAEKEGYFRLAIEGFSTAKDIRPDEPGSYKNLVFCYIQLNDSKKLESTLNEALNVNPEDPDLLFTAGKVFKDAGKVFKDNEEFDKANEEFDKAIDYLERGLKINSGSAIGARYLADAYYEMDDMDGAVFAYTKAIRSDPDNPDLHFNLGVLYLQLGDFEMTEEEFQQVLKINPDDTQAAIGIGDAYQGMERWEDAEYYYSRALRSDPDNPTLLRNLGVVIYRQGRMEEGQEYLNKAKGER
- a CDS encoding DUF58 domain-containing protein, with translation MVARLDNMALRARLVVEGYLIGLHKSPYHGFSVEFTEHRAYGPGDEIRHLDWKLYGKTDRYYIKQYEEETNLRSYILLDVSKSMTFSSQTVSKLDYGSYLTAALTYLMLNQRDAVSLTIFDEKTRGHVPPRSTQGHLNSVLARLEQIKPGNDTRIAPTLHELADKIKKRGLVILISDLLDDPEEVLSGLKHFRHRKHEVIVFHLTDPRETDLNFSLRTRFRDLETGEEITTEPWQIRAAYKRVVEKFQSTYKKEMRKRNIDYVPIQTDQALDLALTHYLTKRRTIA
- a CDS encoding AAA family ATPase, with translation MVKKDDIKLVDQLRESRDAISAELSKRIIGQHEIIEHILITLFCQGHALIIGVPGLAKTLLIKSVAEILELKFSRIQFTPDLMPSDITGTEILEEDHATGKRKFKFFQGPLFANIILADEINRTPPKTQAALLEAMQEHKVTAAGISYTLDEPFLVLATQNPIEQEGTYPLPEAQLDRFMFSLNITYPSREDEIEIVKSTTSGSNESLKSTITKDDILTFQSLVRRVPVADNVVEFAVDLASKTRPEDGAPQFISDWLEWGAGPRASQYLILGAKAKAILDGRPTPDISDVITMAKPVLRHRIITNFNAEADGVNADQVLDQLIQKSA
- a CDS encoding purine-nucleoside phosphorylase gives rise to the protein MTVSLEKIVSHVKGRASVLPTTAVVLGSGLGHMAKNVEDAVKVPYGDIPCYPEPSVEGHSGELILGHLMGEKVVMASGRFHLYEGWDLETVTLPIKLFHELGVKNLILTNSAGSVREENGPGTLMAITAHLDFTFRESTAMPSIVNEDRYHNAEMLHIARKSADRNGIDLREGVYAWALGPSYETPAEIDLIRKLGGHAVGMSTVPEIRAASKLGMKILTISCLTNYAAGVVEAPITHEEVIESAAEAGERFGLLLSSIIEHLGEKE
- a CDS encoding amidohydrolase; this translates as MNITLRPEIEAMRGEIIENRRHLHQHPELGLQEHETAKFINEKLNKLGLEVSTGVGKTGVVALLKGGGGPCIGLRADMDALPIQETGDVEYKSINDDVMHACGHDGHVAMLIGAAKALSEKKDQLKGTVKFIFQPAEEGLGGARYMINDGVLENPKVDEVYGIHLWNYQSFGTVGVQTGPVLAAADEFTITVKGKGGHGAAPHGTVDAVVVASYLVTTLQTIVSRNTNPLESTALTVGMIEGGYNYNIIADEVVLKGTARAYTEENRKMIYDRLHEICSGIGTTYGALIEVDYHDGYPPTVNTEAESEKVSLAARGVVGESVQPPYLTMGGEDMSYYLQEVPGCFFFVGSAPDGPRVPHHCSHFDINEEALLVGSSIWVQLVEDVLT
- a CDS encoding pyridoxal-phosphate dependent enzyme, translated to MKQAPNLDDILAAAKRILPYAHKTPVLTCAAINEMTNSNIYFKCENFQKVGAFKFRGACNTIFSLSDEEAKRGVGTHSSGNHAAAVALAAKMRGIKAHVVMPKNAPDIKKKAVMGYGAEITFCEPTLEERETTLDSVIEKTGAVEIHPFDDPLVIAGQGTAALELMNEIDDLDAILAPVGGGGLICGTAIAVAGMGNAVSVFAAEPKNADDAFQSFKSGKFVPQTNPDTIADGLLTSLSELTLSIIIEHVSDIFIVTEEEIITAMRRVWERMKIIIEPSSAVPVGAVLNQKNGLTGKKVGVILTGGNVDLEKLRWS
- a CDS encoding ATP-binding cassette domain-containing protein translates to MIRVSNLSKDFRLSRKQRREQGPQYKNAKTIRAVDNVTFECKPGRVFGLIGPNGAGKTTILRIIATMLKPTEGSVTVAGFDTLQKPKEVRRNIGFMTAQTALYDRLTPTEMVQYIADLYGMEMNHFEERKDKIFSMLDMGKFADRRIARLSSGMKQKTSIARTIIHDPDVVVFDEPTTGLDVMTARRIIELIRSCREESKTVIFSTHQMSEVKLLCDDLAIIHEGRLFFNGSRDKFEGQMKETTYEDEFIRLVGEA